In Thamnophis elegans isolate rThaEle1 chromosome 4, rThaEle1.pri, whole genome shotgun sequence, the following proteins share a genomic window:
- the CITED2 gene encoding cbp/p300-interacting transactivator 2 isoform X2 produces MAEHMMAMNHGRFPDGTTGLHHHPAHRMGMGPFPTHHHQQQQPHAFSALMSDHLHYGGGNMNTNSGIRHAMGPGNVNGGHPAGSMPPTARFNNSQFMAPTVAPQGGPLTASMQLQKLNNQYFSHHPYPHNHYMPDLLPANHQLNGATQHFRDCNPKHSSSGAGGGNGSVPASVPHVPAAMLPPNVIDTDFIDEEVLMSLVVEMGLDRIKELPELWLGQNEFDFMTDFVCKQQSSRVSC; encoded by the coding sequence ATGGCAGAGCACATGATGGCCATGAACCATGGGCGCTTCCCGGATGGAACCACTGGGCTTCACCACCATCCGGCGCATCGCATGGGAATGGGACCCTTTCCAACCCAtcaccaccagcagcagcagcctcacGCCTTCAGTGCCTTGATGAGCGACCATCTCCATTACGGAGGAGGAAATATGAACACAAACAGTGGGATCAGGCATGCCATGGGGCCAGGGAACGTGAACGGGGGACACCCTGCTGGCAGCATGCCGCCGACAGCGAGGTTTAATAATTCCCAGTTTATGGCACCGACGGTGGCCCCTCAAGGCGGGCCCTTAACAGCCAGCATGCAGTTGCAGAAGCTGAACAACCAGTACTTCAGTCACCATCCTTACCCTCACAACCACTACATGCCGGATTTACTTCCTGCCAACCATCAGCTCAATGGAGCAACCCAGCATTTTCGGGACTGCAACCCCAAGCACAGCAGCAGTGGGGCTGGCGGGGGCAATGGCAGTGTCCCTGCTTCTGTGCCCCACGTCCCTGCAGCAATGCTGCCTCCCAATGTCATTGACACAGACTTCATTGACGAGGAGGTCCTGATGTCCTTAGTTGTAGAAATGGGCTTGGATCGCATCAAGGAGCTTCCCGAGCTTTGGCTGGGACAGAATGAGTTTGATTTCATGACAGACTTCGTTTGCAAACAGCAGTCTAGCAGAGTGAGCTGCTGA
- the CITED2 gene encoding cbp/p300-interacting transactivator 2 isoform X1: protein MPEAGEGRGFRGSWLEMAEHMMAMNHGRFPDGTTGLHHHPAHRMGMGPFPTHHHQQQQPHAFSALMSDHLHYGGGNMNTNSGIRHAMGPGNVNGGHPAGSMPPTARFNNSQFMAPTVAPQGGPLTASMQLQKLNNQYFSHHPYPHNHYMPDLLPANHQLNGATQHFRDCNPKHSSSGAGGGNGSVPASVPHVPAAMLPPNVIDTDFIDEEVLMSLVVEMGLDRIKELPELWLGQNEFDFMTDFVCKQQSSRVSC, encoded by the exons ATGCCCGAGGCGGGGGAGGGAAGAGGCTTCCGCGGGAGCTG GCTGGAAATGGCAGAGCACATGATGGCCATGAACCATGGGCGCTTCCCGGATGGAACCACTGGGCTTCACCACCATCCGGCGCATCGCATGGGAATGGGACCCTTTCCAACCCAtcaccaccagcagcagcagcctcacGCCTTCAGTGCCTTGATGAGCGACCATCTCCATTACGGAGGAGGAAATATGAACACAAACAGTGGGATCAGGCATGCCATGGGGCCAGGGAACGTGAACGGGGGACACCCTGCTGGCAGCATGCCGCCGACAGCGAGGTTTAATAATTCCCAGTTTATGGCACCGACGGTGGCCCCTCAAGGCGGGCCCTTAACAGCCAGCATGCAGTTGCAGAAGCTGAACAACCAGTACTTCAGTCACCATCCTTACCCTCACAACCACTACATGCCGGATTTACTTCCTGCCAACCATCAGCTCAATGGAGCAACCCAGCATTTTCGGGACTGCAACCCCAAGCACAGCAGCAGTGGGGCTGGCGGGGGCAATGGCAGTGTCCCTGCTTCTGTGCCCCACGTCCCTGCAGCAATGCTGCCTCCCAATGTCATTGACACAGACTTCATTGACGAGGAGGTCCTGATGTCCTTAGTTGTAGAAATGGGCTTGGATCGCATCAAGGAGCTTCCCGAGCTTTGGCTGGGACAGAATGAGTTTGATTTCATGACAGACTTCGTTTGCAAACAGCAGTCTAGCAGAGTGAGCTGCTGA